In the Burkholderia glumae LMG 2196 = ATCC 33617 genome, one interval contains:
- a CDS encoding drug:proton antiporter — translation MNSFRRPSRIAVLVSVGRHPVSGAPRYSRNDAAALEIGRALAAEHGARLEVLHAGDPANPALADYLALGASQVDVLECGPGDDAIGPLAERLAGCDLVLTGTRAEGAFDTGMLPYQIAARLDFGLAGTAVAVALRDGCAEIRQFLPKGLRRKVAVKLPAVVAVHPLAGVEPRYAYARLREGRIEARPAAASPSAGLEAWRSAPAERKPVRLAAAEKRSGHARMLSATTTESRGGNVVIEGSSVEKAQVILAYLREHQLIDY, via the coding sequence ATGAACAGCTTCCGCAGGCCGTCGCGCATCGCCGTGCTGGTGTCGGTGGGCCGCCATCCCGTGAGCGGCGCGCCGCGCTACAGCCGCAACGACGCGGCCGCGCTCGAAATCGGCCGCGCGCTGGCCGCCGAACACGGCGCGCGGCTGGAGGTGCTGCACGCGGGCGACCCCGCGAATCCGGCGCTCGCCGACTATCTCGCGCTCGGCGCGAGCCAGGTGGACGTGCTCGAATGCGGCCCCGGCGACGACGCCATCGGCCCGCTCGCCGAGCGCCTGGCCGGCTGCGACCTGGTGCTGACCGGCACCCGCGCCGAAGGCGCGTTCGACACCGGCATGCTGCCGTATCAGATCGCCGCGCGGCTCGATTTCGGGCTGGCCGGCACCGCCGTGGCGGTCGCCCTGCGCGACGGCTGCGCCGAGATCCGGCAGTTCCTGCCCAAGGGCCTGCGCCGCAAGGTGGCGGTGAAGCTGCCGGCGGTGGTGGCCGTGCATCCGCTCGCCGGCGTCGAGCCGCGCTACGCCTACGCGCGGCTGCGCGAGGGCCGCATCGAGGCGCGGCCGGCGGCGGCCTCGCCGTCGGCCGGGCTCGAGGCCTGGCGCAGCGCGCCGGCCGAGCGCAAGCCGGTCCGGCTGGCGGCCGCCGAGAAGCGCTCGGGGCACGCGCGGATGCTGTCGGCGACCACCACCGAAAGCCGTGGCGGGAACGTCGTAATTGAGGGGAGTTCGGTCGAAAAAGCACAAGTGATCCTGGCGTATTTGCGCGAGCATCAACTGATCGATTACTGA
- a CDS encoding electron transfer flavoprotein subunit alpha/FixB family protein: MNPIKRLDPRRPFVVTAAGLKRITLGETAAAGANLARWTGHAHGREAAKPRRTLEAADQVLLVAAHPERGALDDHARQAVAAAALIADARTAVVLLSFGELKDDPAALGIDRLIELRGFDRRAFAPDDELHALLGCAAALAPRHVFLPDNATGDGDLGRRYAAALGASVAANVVEIDAQHVGVYADAKRQFATRALPDVVLLAPNAVEPKLPFVGAGERLDPPFAPDAAGRAGGAGRYRDLGVEEIDAAQVALEEADFIVSAGNGVTDIGAFERLAAAFGAAIGASRVAVDNGHFTRDKQVGATGKTVEASVYIAFGISGAVQHLQGIKDCRHVIAVNLDASAPIAKRANLTVVGDAQATIAALIEQVNAARAARGHADEPRARHLEGVAA, from the coding sequence ATGAACCCGATCAAACGACTCGATCCGCGCCGGCCGTTCGTGGTCACGGCGGCCGGACTCAAGCGCATCACGCTCGGCGAGACCGCCGCGGCGGGCGCCAATCTCGCGCGCTGGACCGGCCACGCCCACGGGCGCGAGGCGGCCAAGCCGCGGCGCACGCTCGAGGCGGCCGACCAGGTGCTGCTGGTGGCGGCGCATCCCGAGCGCGGCGCGCTCGACGATCACGCGCGGCAGGCCGTGGCCGCCGCGGCGCTGATCGCCGACGCGCGCACCGCCGTGGTGCTGCTGTCGTTCGGCGAGCTGAAGGACGACCCGGCCGCGCTCGGCATCGACCGGCTCATCGAGCTGCGCGGCTTCGACCGCCGCGCGTTCGCGCCCGACGACGAACTTCACGCGCTGCTCGGCTGTGCCGCCGCGCTCGCGCCGCGCCACGTGTTCCTGCCCGACAACGCCACCGGCGACGGCGACCTCGGCCGCCGCTACGCCGCCGCGCTCGGCGCGAGCGTGGCCGCCAACGTGGTCGAGATCGATGCGCAGCACGTCGGCGTCTACGCCGACGCGAAGCGCCAGTTCGCCACCCGCGCGCTGCCCGACGTGGTGCTGCTGGCGCCGAACGCGGTGGAGCCGAAGCTGCCGTTCGTCGGCGCGGGCGAGCGGCTCGATCCGCCGTTCGCGCCCGACGCCGCGGGCCGGGCCGGCGGCGCCGGGCGCTATCGCGATCTCGGCGTGGAGGAGATCGACGCGGCGCAGGTCGCGCTCGAGGAGGCCGATTTCATCGTCTCGGCCGGCAACGGCGTGACCGATATCGGCGCGTTCGAGCGGCTGGCCGCCGCGTTCGGCGCCGCGATCGGCGCGAGCCGCGTGGCGGTGGACAACGGCCACTTCACGCGCGACAAGCAGGTGGGCGCGACCGGCAAGACCGTCGAGGCGAGCGTCTACATCGCCTTCGGCATCTCGGGCGCGGTCCAGCATCTGCAGGGCATCAAGGACTGCCGGCACGTGATCGCCGTGAACCTCGACGCGAGCGCGCCGATCGCCAAGCGCGCGAACCTGACCGTGGTGGGCGACGCGCAGGCGACCATCGCCGCGCTGATCGAACAAGTCAACGCCGCGCGCGCGGCCCGCGGCCATGCCGACGAGCCGCGCGCACGGCATCTGGAAGGAGTGGCCGCATGA
- a CDS encoding (Fe-S)-binding protein, with the protein MNPAFLITALLWLSVAGLAFAVARRSAYWRGGRATAPGAFGIGHLFTIPKRYFVDLHHVVARDPYIAKTHVATAGGAIAALALVFVNYGLAIYSPWLDRLIFLAALAMLVGAVFVWRRRAAREVPARLSRGPWNTLPWLLGSFALGLVLFALVPAGAMSGAFAVLCALLIAVGAFAMTFGAARGGPMKHAIAGLLHLAFHPRQERFAASRESYTGNGTAVPPTALKLPDIEQREYGVSKPVEFRWNQLLSFDACVQCGKCEAACPAFAAGQPLNPKKLIQDLVTGMAGGTDAGYAGSPTPGIAVGRHGGRPDGPIVSGLIEADTLWSCTTCRACVEECPMLIEHVDAIVDMRRNQTLVHGTVPGKGAEVIANLRETGTMGGFDTAARYDWSVDLEAPVAQPGRPVDVLIVAGEGAFDMRYQRTLRAFVKVLNKAGVDYAVLGRAETDTGDTARRLGDEATFQQMAKRLIATLDALSFKQIVTADPHVMHSLRNEYRALGARYTVKHHTAFLAELAEAGRIAPKASETLREKTVTYHDPCYLGRYNGETEAPRRLLRTVGIQVVEMERHGMRGRCCGGGGGAPLTDIPGKARIPDIRIADARAIGAEIVAVGCPNCTAMLEGVVGPRPDVLDLAELVAASLE; encoded by the coding sequence ATGAATCCGGCTTTCCTGATTACCGCGCTGCTGTGGCTGTCGGTGGCGGGGCTCGCGTTCGCCGTGGCCAGGCGCTCGGCCTACTGGCGCGGCGGGCGCGCCACGGCGCCCGGCGCGTTCGGCATCGGCCACCTGTTCACCATCCCGAAGCGCTATTTCGTCGACCTGCACCACGTGGTGGCGCGCGATCCGTACATCGCCAAGACCCACGTGGCCACCGCCGGCGGCGCGATTGCCGCGCTCGCGCTGGTGTTCGTCAACTACGGCCTGGCGATCTACTCGCCGTGGCTCGACCGGCTGATCTTCCTGGCCGCGCTGGCGATGCTGGTGGGCGCGGTGTTCGTCTGGCGCCGCCGCGCGGCGCGCGAGGTGCCGGCGCGCCTGTCGCGCGGGCCCTGGAATACGCTGCCCTGGCTGCTCGGCTCGTTCGCGCTCGGCCTGGTGCTGTTCGCGCTGGTGCCGGCCGGGGCGATGTCGGGCGCGTTCGCGGTGCTCTGCGCGCTGCTGATCGCCGTGGGGGCGTTCGCGATGACGTTCGGCGCCGCACGCGGCGGCCCGATGAAGCACGCCATCGCCGGCCTCTTGCACCTGGCGTTCCATCCGCGCCAGGAGCGCTTCGCGGCGAGCCGCGAGAGCTATACCGGCAACGGCACGGCGGTGCCGCCCACCGCGCTGAAGCTGCCCGACATCGAGCAGCGCGAGTACGGCGTGAGCAAGCCGGTGGAGTTCCGCTGGAACCAGCTGCTGAGCTTCGACGCCTGCGTGCAGTGCGGCAAGTGCGAAGCCGCCTGCCCGGCGTTCGCCGCGGGCCAGCCGCTCAACCCGAAGAAGCTGATCCAGGATCTGGTGACCGGCATGGCGGGCGGCACCGATGCCGGCTACGCGGGCAGCCCGACGCCGGGCATCGCCGTCGGCCGCCATGGCGGCCGCCCGGACGGCCCGATCGTCTCGGGGCTGATCGAGGCCGACACGCTGTGGTCCTGCACCACCTGCCGTGCCTGCGTGGAGGAGTGTCCGATGCTGATCGAGCACGTGGACGCGATCGTCGACATGCGGCGCAACCAGACGCTGGTGCACGGCACGGTGCCCGGCAAGGGCGCGGAAGTGATCGCGAACCTGCGCGAGACCGGCACCATGGGCGGCTTCGACACCGCCGCGCGCTACGACTGGTCGGTCGATCTCGAAGCGCCGGTGGCGCAGCCGGGCCGCCCGGTGGACGTGCTGATCGTGGCCGGCGAGGGCGCCTTCGACATGCGCTACCAGCGCACGCTGCGCGCCTTCGTGAAGGTGCTCAACAAGGCCGGCGTGGACTACGCCGTGCTCGGCCGCGCCGAGACCGACACCGGCGACACCGCGCGCCGGCTCGGCGACGAGGCCACCTTCCAGCAGATGGCGAAGCGCCTGATCGCCACGCTCGACGCGCTGTCGTTCAAGCAGATCGTCACCGCCGACCCGCACGTGATGCACAGCCTGCGCAACGAGTACCGCGCGCTCGGCGCGCGCTACACGGTCAAGCATCACACGGCGTTCCTCGCCGAGCTGGCCGAGGCCGGCCGGATCGCGCCGAAGGCGAGCGAGACGCTGCGCGAGAAGACCGTCACCTACCACGATCCGTGCTATCTCGGCCGCTACAACGGCGAGACCGAGGCGCCGCGCAGGCTGCTCAGGACGGTCGGCATCCAGGTGGTGGAAATGGAGCGCCACGGCATGCGCGGGCGCTGCTGCGGCGGCGGGGGCGGCGCGCCGCTCACCGACATCCCCGGCAAGGCGCGGATTCCCGACATCCGGATCGCCGACGCGCGTGCGATCGGCGCCGAGATCGTCGCGGTGGGCTGCCCCAACTGCACCGCGATGCTTGAGGGCGTGGTGGGGCCGCGCCCCGACGTGCTCGACCTGGCCGAACTGGTCGCCGCCTCGCTGGAGTGA